In one window of Azotobacter salinestris DNA:
- a CDS encoding TauD/TfdA dioxygenase family protein codes for MSAVESLLSVPAQSFDVRPFDGVLGAEVLGLDLSRPVNPADFARIHQAFLDHRVLVFREQHITPEQHITPEQQIAFSRRFGELQIHVLKQFLLAGHPEIFIISNIVENGRPIGLGDAGKLWHSDLSYKELPSLGAMLHAQQLPAEGGDTLFADQQLAYETLPEALRKAVEGRRAVHSYTAHYADEVFKGIRRPTLTQAQLEEVKEVVHPVVRTHPETRRKGLFVNENFTTRILDLPEDESRQLLAELFAHSIRPEFTYRHRWQENDLLFWDNRALIHLATGCPNHLPRRMHRTTIQGDAPF; via the coding sequence ATGTCAGCGGTTGAATCCTTGTTGTCCGTTCCTGCCCAGTCGTTCGACGTCCGTCCCTTCGACGGCGTGCTGGGCGCCGAAGTCCTCGGTCTGGATCTGTCCCGTCCGGTCAATCCGGCGGATTTCGCCCGTATCCATCAGGCCTTCCTGGACCACCGGGTGCTGGTGTTCCGCGAGCAGCACATCACCCCCGAGCAGCACATCACCCCCGAGCAGCAGATCGCCTTCAGCCGGCGCTTCGGCGAGCTGCAGATCCATGTGCTCAAGCAGTTCCTGCTGGCCGGGCATCCGGAGATCTTCATTATCTCCAACATCGTCGAGAACGGCAGGCCCATCGGCCTGGGCGACGCCGGCAAGCTCTGGCACTCCGACCTCTCCTACAAGGAGCTGCCCAGCCTCGGTGCCATGCTGCATGCCCAGCAACTGCCGGCCGAGGGCGGCGACACCCTGTTCGCCGACCAGCAGCTCGCCTACGAGACCCTGCCGGAGGCACTGCGCAAGGCCGTCGAGGGACGCCGTGCGGTGCATTCCTATACCGCGCACTATGCCGACGAGGTGTTCAAGGGCATCCGGCGGCCGACGCTGACCCAGGCCCAGCTGGAAGAGGTGAAGGAAGTCGTCCATCCGGTGGTGCGCACCCACCCGGAAACCAGGCGCAAGGGCCTGTTCGTCAACGAGAACTTCACCACACGCATCCTCGACCTGCCGGAAGACGAGAGCCGCCAGCTGCTCGCCGAGCTGTTCGCCCACAGCATCCGGCCCGAATTCACCTACCGCCACCGCTGGCAGGAAAACGACCTGCTGTTCTGGGACAACCGCGCGCTGATCCACCTGGCCACCGGCTGCCCGAACCACCTGCCGCGACGGATGCATCGCACCACCATCCAGGGCGACGCGCCGTTCTGA
- a CDS encoding rhodanese homology domain-containing protein, translating to MSRIATRSFTDIRAALLAREELALLDVREEAPFAEGHPLFAANLPLSRLEIEVYARVPRRSTPVTVYDDGEGLAERAAERLLALGYRDVALLEGGLAGWRAAGGELFIDVNVPSKSFGELVEAERHTPSLAAEEVKALLDEKADVVVLDARRFDEYQTMSIPGGISVPGAELVLRVRELAPNPQIRVIVNCAGRTRSIIGTQSLVNAGIPNAVAALRNGTIGWTLAGQQLEHGQSRRFVEVSAEDRAIAAQSARAVADRAGVGRAGLADLARWREEAGRTTYLFDVRTPEEYEAGHLPGARSTPGGQLVQETDHFASVRGARLVLVDDDGVRANMSASWLAQMGWEVHVLDGLSAADFAERGGWSAPVPPAPQSEDIAPETLQAWLAEGDTLVLDFTTSANYIKRHIPGAWWALRAQLPQALEKLPPAGRYVVTCGSSLLARYAVDELHALTGKPVFVLAGGTAAWIAAGLPLEEGETALAVPRSDRYRRPYEGTDNPREAMQAYLDWEFGLVEQLGRDGTHGFFVI from the coding sequence ATGAGCCGTATCGCCACCCGTTCCTTCACCGATATCCGCGCCGCCCTGCTGGCACGCGAGGAACTGGCCCTGCTCGACGTGCGCGAGGAAGCGCCGTTCGCCGAGGGTCACCCGCTGTTCGCCGCCAACCTCCCGCTGTCGCGCCTGGAGATCGAGGTCTATGCGCGGGTTCCGCGGCGCAGCACGCCGGTCACCGTCTATGACGACGGCGAGGGCCTGGCCGAGCGGGCCGCCGAGCGCCTGCTGGCGCTGGGCTACCGCGACGTCGCCTTGCTGGAGGGCGGCCTCGCCGGCTGGCGCGCCGCCGGCGGTGAGCTGTTCATCGACGTCAACGTGCCGAGCAAGTCCTTCGGCGAGCTGGTCGAGGCCGAGCGCCATACGCCGTCGCTGGCCGCCGAGGAGGTCAAGGCACTGCTGGATGAGAAGGCCGACGTGGTGGTGCTGGACGCCCGGCGCTTCGACGAATACCAGACCATGAGCATTCCCGGCGGGATCAGCGTGCCCGGCGCCGAGCTGGTGCTGCGGGTGCGCGAGCTGGCGCCGAACCCGCAGATCCGGGTGATCGTCAATTGCGCCGGGCGCACCCGCAGCATCATCGGCACCCAGTCGCTGGTCAACGCCGGGATTCCCAACGCGGTGGCGGCGCTGCGCAACGGTACCATCGGCTGGACCCTGGCCGGCCAGCAACTGGAGCACGGGCAGAGCCGCCGCTTCGTCGAGGTCTCCGCCGAGGACCGTGCCATCGCCGCGCAGTCCGCCCGCGCGGTGGCGGACAGGGCCGGCGTCGGCCGAGCCGGCCTCGCCGATCTGGCGCGCTGGCGGGAGGAGGCCGGCCGCACCACCTACCTGTTCGACGTGCGCACCCCGGAGGAGTACGAGGCCGGCCACCTACCGGGGGCGCGCTCCACGCCGGGCGGCCAGCTGGTCCAGGAAACCGACCACTTCGCCAGCGTGCGCGGCGCGCGCCTGGTGCTGGTCGACGACGACGGCGTGCGCGCCAACATGAGCGCTTCCTGGCTGGCGCAGATGGGCTGGGAGGTGCATGTGCTGGACGGCTTGAGCGCTGCGGACTTCGCCGAGCGGGGCGGCTGGTCGGCGCCGGTGCCGCCGGCGCCGCAGAGCGAGGACATCGCGCCCGAGACCCTGCAGGCCTGGCTGGCCGAGGGCGATACCTTGGTATTGGACTTCACCACCAGCGCCAACTACATCAAGCGGCACATTCCCGGCGCCTGGTGGGCGCTGCGCGCACAGCTGCCGCAGGCCCTGGAGAAGCTGCCGCCGGCCGGACGCTACGTGGTCACCTGCGGCAGCAGCCTGCTGGCGCGCTACGCGGTGGACGAGCTGCACGCGCTGACCGGCAAGCCGGTGTTCGTCCTGGCCGGCGGCACCGCGGCCTGGATCGCCGCCGGCCTGCCGCTGGAGGAGGGCGAGACCGCCCTGGCGGTACCGCGCAGCGACCGCTACCGGCGTCCCTACGAGGGCACCGACAATCCCCGCGAGGCCATGCAGGCCTATCTGGACTGGGAGTTCGGCCTGGTCGAGCAACTGGGCCGCGACGGCACCCACGGCTTCTTCGTGATCTGA
- a CDS encoding cysteine dioxygenase — protein MSQSPLRLDRLRNFVGALGELLDRHDDEESVLREGRLLLRELVLQDDWLPEAFARPDPERYQQYLLHADSRQRFSVVSFVWGPGQTTPVHDHRVWGLIGMLRGAEDAQHFEVTAEGLRPLGDPQRLSPGQVEAVSPRIGDIHRVFNASPDQPSISIHVYGANIGAVRRAVYLPDGSEKPFISGYSNQVLPNIWDLSKAKENVPA, from the coding sequence ATGAGTCAATCCCCCCTGCGCCTGGACCGCCTGCGCAATTTCGTCGGTGCCCTGGGCGAGCTGCTCGACCGGCACGACGACGAGGAGAGCGTACTGCGCGAAGGCCGGCTGCTGCTGCGCGAACTGGTCCTTCAGGACGACTGGCTGCCGGAGGCCTTCGCCCGGCCCGACCCGGAGCGTTACCAGCAGTACCTGCTGCACGCCGACTCCCGGCAGCGCTTCTCGGTGGTCAGCTTCGTCTGGGGACCGGGGCAGACCACCCCGGTGCACGATCACCGGGTCTGGGGCCTGATCGGCATGCTGCGCGGCGCCGAGGACGCCCAGCACTTCGAAGTGACCGCCGAGGGCCTGCGCCCGCTCGGCGATCCGCAGCGCCTGTCGCCCGGCCAGGTCGAGGCGGTGTCGCCGCGGATCGGCGACATCCACCGGGTGTTCAACGCCAGCCCCGACCAGCCGTCGATCAGCATCCACGTCTACGGCGCCAACATCGGCGCCGTGCGGCGTGCCGTCTATCTGCCGGACGGCAGCGAGAAGCCGTTCATCTCCGGTTATTCCAACCAAGTCCTGCCCAATATCTGGGATCTGTCCAAGGCCAAGGAGAATGTTCCCGCATGA
- a CDS encoding LysR family transcriptional regulator translates to MKTDDIEAFVAVVRCQSLSLAADSLQLTQSAITRRVQNFEDDLGTLLLDRNTKPLKPTAMGLRVYEQCREVLRSMDVLREIVARDAPPSGTLRLGVPQTIGDVVLLDTLEQLKNTYPDLQTQVSSGWGSTLLERLENLELDAVAALFPASKSFPEGIAATSLGRLRLLVVAARGSSERRGGKLADCCDRGWVLNPEGCGFRAGLQHALAEQGLKLRINLETFGSELQLGLVAKNLGLGLVPEPLLLASRYREQLEVVALADFKPTVDLWLLQPRFVGNLHGAIELFGSLVARHLASPPAGGV, encoded by the coding sequence ATGAAAACAGATGACATCGAAGCCTTCGTCGCCGTCGTCCGCTGCCAGTCGCTGAGCCTGGCCGCCGACAGCCTGCAACTGACCCAGTCGGCGATCACCCGCCGCGTGCAGAATTTCGAGGATGACCTCGGCACCCTGCTGCTCGACCGCAACACCAAGCCCCTCAAGCCGACGGCCATGGGCCTGCGGGTCTACGAGCAGTGCCGCGAGGTGCTGCGCAGCATGGACGTGCTGCGCGAGATCGTCGCCCGCGACGCCCCGCCCAGCGGCACCCTGCGCCTGGGCGTGCCGCAGACCATCGGCGACGTGGTGCTGCTCGACACCCTGGAGCAGCTGAAGAACACCTATCCCGACCTGCAGACCCAGGTCTCCAGCGGCTGGGGCAGCACCCTGCTGGAGCGCCTGGAAAACCTCGAACTGGATGCCGTGGCGGCGCTGTTTCCCGCCAGCAAGAGCTTTCCCGAGGGCATCGCCGCCACCTCCCTCGGGCGCCTGCGGCTTCTGGTGGTGGCCGCCCGCGGCAGCTCGGAAAGGCGCGGCGGCAAACTCGCCGACTGCTGCGACCGCGGCTGGGTGCTGAACCCGGAAGGCTGCGGCTTTCGCGCCGGCCTGCAGCACGCCCTGGCCGAGCAGGGCCTGAAACTGCGGATCAACCTGGAAACCTTCGGCAGCGAACTGCAACTCGGCCTGGTGGCGAAGAACCTCGGCCTCGGCCTGGTTCCCGAGCCGCTGCTTTTGGCCAGCCGCTACCGCGAGCAGCTGGAAGTCGTCGCCCTCGCCGACTTCAAGCCGACGGTCGACCTCTGGCTGCTGCAGCCGCGCTTCGTCGGCAACCTGCACGGCGCCATCGAACTGTTCGGCAGCCTGGTAGCCCGCCACCTGGCCTCGCCGCCGGCGGGTGGCGTCTGA
- a CDS encoding DEAD/DEAH box helicase family protein, producing MNKPTIEEILAPKPKARPRIYAYSIADAAHTGLLKVGQTTRDVSQRVAEQLKTAAIKNFRIELDESAEREDGGLFSDHEVRAALVRKGFENVELEWVRCAADNVRTVLTELRTGQQFTGTHHETFPMRREQAEAVDKTFDYYQSIWAENKNAAPRFLWNAKMRFGKTFTTYQLAKRLGARRVLVVTFKPAVEDAWQSDLESHVDFDGWQYLSRSSGRDPTQIDCNKPVVYFGSFQDLLGRDAAGNIKPRNEWIHTVNWDLVVFDEYHFGAWRETAKELFEGEEEAVAKKEAKLEYAGGLEDMNEDLTVLSEKETEFLPITTKAYLYLSGTPFKALATGEFIEEQIFNWTYTDEQRAKEDFAVENPGKRNPYGALPQMRLLTYQMPDELVAIASAGEFDEFDLNAFFEASGTGNAAQFKHKNDVQKWLDIIRGGYAPKSVEHLKTGTRPPFPYSDVRLLPYLQHSFWFLPSVAACHAMANLLAERHNTFWHDYAVVVAAGASAGIGLDALPPVRKAIGSGFETKTLTLSCGKLTTGVINPAIRKHK from the coding sequence ATGAATAAACCCACCATCGAAGAAATCCTAGCGCCCAAGCCGAAAGCCCGGCCGCGCATCTACGCCTATTCGATCGCCGACGCGGCGCACACGGGGCTTCTCAAGGTGGGGCAGACGACTCGCGACGTGAGCCAGCGCGTCGCCGAGCAGCTCAAGACGGCCGCCATCAAGAACTTTCGGATCGAACTCGACGAGTCTGCCGAGCGCGAAGACGGCGGCCTCTTCAGCGACCATGAAGTGCGCGCGGCGCTGGTCAGGAAGGGGTTCGAGAACGTCGAACTGGAGTGGGTGCGCTGTGCAGCCGATAACGTGAGGACCGTGCTGACCGAGCTGCGCACCGGCCAGCAGTTCACAGGGACGCATCACGAAACCTTTCCAATGCGCCGCGAGCAGGCCGAGGCCGTGGACAAAACCTTCGACTACTACCAGTCGATCTGGGCCGAAAACAAGAACGCTGCGCCGCGTTTTCTGTGGAACGCGAAGATGCGTTTCGGCAAGACCTTCACCACCTATCAGTTGGCCAAGAGGCTAGGTGCTAGACGCGTGCTGGTGGTCACCTTCAAACCGGCCGTCGAGGATGCTTGGCAGTCAGACCTTGAGAGTCACGTGGACTTCGACGGCTGGCAATACCTCTCGCGCTCGTCCGGCCGGGACCCGACGCAGATCGACTGTAACAAACCGGTCGTCTATTTCGGCTCCTTCCAGGATCTGCTCGGCCGTGACGCGGCAGGGAACATCAAGCCCAGGAATGAGTGGATTCACACCGTGAATTGGGATCTTGTGGTGTTCGACGAATACCACTTCGGGGCCTGGCGTGAGACAGCGAAGGAACTGTTCGAGGGCGAAGAGGAGGCCGTCGCGAAGAAGGAGGCCAAGCTCGAATACGCTGGCGGGCTGGAGGATATGAACGAAGACCTCACAGTGCTATCGGAGAAGGAAACCGAGTTCCTGCCCATCACCACCAAGGCGTATCTCTACCTCTCCGGTACGCCGTTCAAGGCGCTGGCGACCGGCGAGTTCATCGAGGAACAGATATTCAACTGGACCTACACCGACGAGCAGCGCGCCAAGGAAGACTTCGCCGTCGAAAACCCGGGCAAACGGAATCCCTACGGGGCATTGCCGCAAATGCGCTTGTTGACCTACCAGATGCCGGATGAGTTGGTGGCGATCGCCAGCGCCGGGGAATTTGACGAGTTCGATCTCAACGCCTTCTTCGAGGCATCGGGTACAGGCAATGCGGCACAGTTCAAGCACAAGAACGATGTGCAGAAGTGGCTGGACATCATTCGCGGGGGCTACGCGCCCAAATCGGTGGAGCATCTGAAGACGGGAACGCGGCCGCCGTTTCCGTATTCTGACGTGCGTCTGTTGCCGTATCTCCAGCACTCGTTCTGGTTCCTGCCTAGCGTGGCAGCCTGCCACGCGATGGCCAACCTGCTGGCGGAGAGGCACAACACCTTCTGGCACGACTACGCAGTGGTCGTCGCCGCCGGTGCATCGGCGGGCATCGGGCTGGATGCCTTGCCGCCCGTACGCAAGGCTATCGGCAGCGGATTCGAGACCAAGACCCTCACGCTGTCGTGCGGCAAGCTCACCACCGGCGTTATTAATCCGGCAATACGAAAGCACAAATAA
- a CDS encoding Eco57I restriction-modification methylase domain-containing protein, with protein MSGKAEALIEQASFSLRGRNPDVLTCIANLSNDEVFTPPEFANRMLDTLAEAWAASHDGANLWADKTVKFLDPCTKSGVFLREITSRLTKGLADEMPDLKERVNHILTRQVFGIGITHLTSLLARRSVYCSKHANGLHSIAKSFMSDAGNIWFERVEHTWEKGKCLYCGASQATYDRGEGLETHAYAFIHTDDITTRLAELFGGDMRFDVIIGNPPYQLGSDGGTRDVPIYQHFVEQAKKLEPHFLTMVIPSRWMASGLGLGEFRQAMLGDRRMRELVDYPAASDVFPGVEVKAGVCYFLWDATHDGDCNVTTIRTGEVVGPMARNLGEYDVFVRDGRSMSILRKVQKRGELSINTILARDKEFGWTSNFDGFHEVRCAEDLPLYYIRTINPAIRKHK; from the coding sequence ATGAGCGGGAAGGCGGAGGCCTTGATCGAACAGGCCAGTTTCTCCCTGCGGGGCCGCAATCCGGATGTGCTGACCTGCATCGCAAATCTCTCGAACGATGAGGTCTTCACGCCGCCCGAGTTCGCCAATCGGATGCTGGACACGCTAGCCGAGGCCTGGGCGGCCAGCCATGACGGGGCGAACCTATGGGCGGACAAGACAGTTAAGTTCCTCGATCCTTGCACCAAGTCGGGCGTATTCCTGCGGGAAATCACCAGCCGTCTTACCAAGGGACTGGCAGACGAAATGCCAGACCTCAAAGAGCGCGTCAATCACATTCTGACCAGGCAGGTGTTCGGCATCGGCATCACGCATCTCACCAGTCTGCTGGCGCGACGAAGCGTTTATTGCTCGAAGCACGCCAATGGCCTGCACTCCATCGCCAAATCCTTCATGAGTGACGCAGGCAATATCTGGTTCGAGCGCGTCGAGCATACCTGGGAAAAAGGCAAGTGCCTGTACTGCGGTGCCAGCCAAGCGACTTATGACCGAGGCGAAGGATTGGAAACCCACGCCTATGCGTTCATTCACACTGACGACATTACAACTCGGCTGGCCGAGTTATTTGGGGGTGATATGCGGTTCGACGTGATAATTGGAAATCCGCCGTATCAACTCGGCTCGGACGGCGGCACTCGCGACGTGCCTATTTATCAGCATTTCGTTGAGCAGGCGAAAAAGCTTGAGCCGCATTTCCTCACCATGGTCATTCCGTCGCGGTGGATGGCTTCCGGACTTGGGCTTGGCGAATTCCGGCAGGCAATGCTTGGGGATCGACGGATGCGCGAGTTGGTTGACTATCCAGCGGCAAGCGACGTATTTCCGGGGGTCGAGGTCAAGGCGGGCGTTTGCTACTTCCTATGGGATGCTACACACGATGGCGATTGCAACGTAACGACCATCCGGACTGGAGAGGTTGTAGGGCCGATGGCACGCAACCTTGGCGAGTACGATGTGTTTGTGCGGGATGGGCGTTCCATGTCAATCCTGCGAAAAGTTCAGAAGCGCGGAGAACTGTCCATCAATACGATCCTCGCTCGCGACAAGGAGTTTGGCTGGACGTCAAATTTCGACGGATTCCACGAAGTGAGGTGTGCCGAGGATTTGCCGCTCTACTACATCCGTACTATTAATCCGGCAATACGAAAGCACAAATAA